In the Wyeomyia smithii strain HCP4-BCI-WySm-NY-G18 chromosome 2, ASM2978416v1, whole genome shotgun sequence genome, one interval contains:
- the LOC129721670 gene encoding ATP-dependent helicase brm — protein MASPSPVNSPMPPPQAPSPMGPPSQSPAPSPSPHSPYQPPPGPPQGPPHMGPGQGPPHPHGPPGPPQGGQGSHMPMPPQQHGPQPHGPPPPQHGPPHMNGPPPPQGPGGPQGPPPPHHMQGPGGPVPPGPPPQHMQHPPGPPHPQMGQHSGPPGPPTQHPGLPPHQGPPMPPGMVPGGYPPHSMPPNSGPPPPGPMQPGGPGPALSGPGPSMAGPGGPGMMPGGPPPPPGQENLNALQRAIDSMEEKGLQEDPRYSQLLALRATSKQQNLNASQLHQLRGQIMAYRLLARHQPISKQLASQIQAQRSDGTPPQCPTPPASPFPGPQGGPSPQPGIQQQQPPQQGPPQGPPQGPPSGPVGKTGPPEPGKPPAGGMPPNQSPMPGMTMGGHQQQMGGPGGPAQPQRPSSQGPAGAGPRPAAQAPVVQPIQKQNRVTTVAKPVGLDPITILQERENRMAARIALRMEELNNLPATMPEDMRIQAQIELRALRVLNFQRQLRSEIVQCTRRDTTLETAVNVKAYKRTKRQGLREARATEKLEKQQKLEAERKRRQKHQEFLALVLQHGKDFKEYHRNNIAKLGRLNKAIMNYHANAEREQKKEQERIEKERMRRLMAEDEEGYRKLIDQKKDKRLAFLLSQTDEYISNLTEMVKQHKVDQKRKKDDEEERKRRKKRMVLESGDIQMLDTDCEAHDCRVTVMETATGKMFTGDDAPYLRDLYGWLQVHPGWEYVISDGEDDEDEDDSDERKKKRDNDCSDETKTKEVIQKAKVEDDEYKTEEQTYYSIAHTVHEKVTEQASILVNGKLKEYQIKGLEWLVSLFNNNLNGILADEMGLGKTIQTIALVTYLMEKKKNNGPYLIIVPLSTLSNWVLEFEKWAPAVGVVAYKGSPAGRRAVQNQMKATKFNVLLTTYEYVIKDKAVLAKISWKYMIIDEGHRMKNHHCKLTQVLNTHYTAPHRLLLTGTPLQNKLPELWALLNFLLPSIFKSCSTFEQWFNAPFATTGEKVELNEEETILIIRRLHKVLRPFLLRRLKKEVESQLPDKVEYIIKCDMSGLQRVLYKHMQSKGVLLTDGSEKGNKGKGGAKALMNTIVQLRKLCNHPFMFQHIEEKYCDHIGMQGTVTGPDLYRSSGKFELLDRILPKLKATGHRVLLFCQMTQCMTIIEDYLSWRGFGYLRLDGTTKAEERGDLLKKFNCKNSEYFVFLLSTRAGGLGLNLQTADTVVIFDSDWNPHQDLQAQDRAHRIGQRNEVRVLRLMTVNSVEERILAAARYKLNMDEKVIQAGMFDQKSTGSERQQFLQSILHQDEMDEEEENEVPDDEMINLMISRHDDELELFKKMDAERKAEETKPRLIEESELPDWLVKEDEEVDRWEYEEDNSILGRGSRQRKEVDYTDSLTEKEWLKAIDDGADFDEELEEEEREKKRKGRKRKSKRDDSDDESIISTVTKRRKGTTHPKVKKQMERVIDAVIKYTDAEGRVLSQPFLRLPSKRDLPDYYEVIKRPIDINKILMRIKEAKYVDFADLQKDFFQLCQNAQIYNEEASLIYEDSLELQSVFTNAKQKVLEAAEEDDSDDDDDDDNSDEESGSVKMKLKISKAGTSSSSSLSTSRSMKATPMRRKRSQKKYTISDDDDDDMD, from the exons ATGGCTAGCCCTTCGCCGGTGAATAGTCCAATGCCACCCCCGCAGGCACCAAGCCCAATGGGTCCGCCTTCACAGAGTCCGGCTCCTTCCCCATCGCCGCATAGCCCCTATCAACCGCCTCCAGGACCACCCCAAGGCCCTCCTCATATGGGACCAGGACAAGGACCACCACACCCACATGGCCCTCCAGGTCCACCGCAAGGCGGCCAGGGTAGTCATATGCCAATGCCACCGCAACAACACGGCCCTCAGCCTCACGGGCCCCCACCACCACAACACGGTCCGCCCCATATGAACGGGCCCCCGCCGCCTCAAGGTCCGGGTGGCCCCCAAGGACCACCTCCACCCCATCATATGCAAGGACCCGGAGGCCCGGTTCCACCAGGTCCACCACCACAACATATGCAACATCCACCTGGTCCTCCCCATCCTCAAATGGGACAACACTCGGGACCTCCCGGACCACCAACACAACACCCAGGATTACCACCCCACCAGGGACCTCCAATGCCTCCGGGAATGGTACCAGGAGGATATCCGCCACACTCAATGCCGCCAAACTCA ggACCTCCTCCGCCTGGCCCAATGCAACCGGGTGGTCCCGGTCCTGCTTTATCCGGTCCTGGTCCCAGTATGGCAGGTCCCGGTGGTCCTGGAATGATGCCAGGAGGTCCACCACCGCCTCCTGGACAAGAAAACCTCAACGCTCTTCAGCGCGCAATCGATTCTATGGAGGAGAAAGGTTTACAGGAAGACCCACGTTACTCGCAGCTGTTAGCACTACGCGCCACATCTAAACAACAAAACTTAAATGCCTCACAGCTTCATCAGCTGCGTGGACAGATTATGGCATATCGGTTACTGGCacggcatcaaccgatcagtaAACAGCTGGCATCTCAGATACAAGCACAGCGTTCAGATGGAACTCCGCCGCAATGTCCAACACCACCTGCTAGTCCCTTCCCGGGTCCACAGGGTGGCCCATCGCCGCAACCCGGAATTCAACAGCAGCAGCCGCCACAACAAGGTCCTCCACAGGGACCTCCACAAGGTCCACCGAGTGGTCCTGTCGGTAAAACTGGTCCTCCAGAGCCAGGAAAGCCGCCAGCCGGAGGAATGCCCCCTAATCAAAGTCCTATGCCTGGTATGACGATGGGAGGACATCAGCAACAAATGGGCGGCCCAGGTGGACCTGCTCAGCCGCAGAGACCAAGCTCGCAAGGTCCCGCAGGTGCTGGACCTCGACCAGCAGCTCAAGCACCTGTAGTTCAACCAATACAAAAGCAAAACCGCGTAACAACTGTTGCCAAACCGGTGGGATTAGACCCGATAACCATCTTACAAGAGAGAGAAAATCGTATGGCTGCCCGAATCGCCCTTCGAATGGAAGAGTTGAACAACCTGCCGGCTACAATGCCTGAGGATATGCGAATCCAAGCTCAAATCGAGCTTCGCGCTTTGCGAGTTCTAAACTTCCAACGTCAGCTACGGTCTGAAATTGTTCAATGCACCAGAAGAGATACGACACTCGAAACGGCCGTCAATGTTAAGGCCTATAAACGTACCAAGCGCCAAGGACTGCGCGAAGCACGGGCAACTGAGAAGCTCGAGAAACAACAAAAACTTGAAGCCGAACGCAAACGGCGTCAGAAACATCAGGAGTTCCTGGCCTTGGTGCTTCAGCATGGAAAAGATTTCAAGGAGTATCATCGTAATAACATCGCTAAGCTAGGACGGTTAAATAAGGCTATTATGAACTACCATGCCAACGCCGAGCGTGAGCAGAAAAAAGAACAGGAACGTATCGAGAAGGAACGTATGCGACGTTTGATGGCCGAGGATGAAGAGGGTTACCGTAAGCTTATCGATCAGAAGAAAGATAAACGTCTGGCGTTCTTGCTTTCGCAAACGGATGAATACATCAGCAACTTGACCGAAATGGTCAAACAACATAAAGTTGatcaaaaaagaaagaaagatgaTGAAGAGGAACGTAAACGTCGCAAGAAGCGTATGGTGCTGGAAAGCGGAGATATTCAAATGTTGGATACGGATTGCGAAGCTCATGATTGCCGCGTGACCGTGATGGAAACTGCTACCGGTAAGATGTTTACCGGTGACGATGCTCCGTACTTGAGAGATTTGTACGGCTGGCTACAGGTGCATCCAGGATGGGAATATGTCATTTCTGATGGAGAGGAtgatgaggatgaggatgatTCTGATGAAAGAAAAAAGAAGCGTGATAACGATTGCTCTGATGAGACTAAAACGAAGGAAGTTATTCAGAAGGCAAAGGTCGAAGATGACGAGTACAAAACGGAAGAACAAACTTATTACAGTATTGCGCACACCGTGCACGAGAAGGTTACAGAGCAAGCTTCTATTTTGGTAAACGGCAAACTAAAGGAGTATCAGATTAAGGGATTGGAATGGTTGGTATCACttttcaataataatttgaatGGTATTCTGGCTGATGAGATGGGTTTAG GCAAAACAATCCAAACCATTGCTTTAGTCACCTATTTAATGGAGAAGAAAAAGAACAATGGACCGTATTTGATTATTGTCCCATTGTCCACGCTTTCCAATTGGGTGTTGGAGTTTGAAAAATGGGCACCGGCAGTTGGTGTGGTTGCCTACAAAGGCTCTCCGGCTGGTCGTCGTGCTGTTCAGAATCAAATGAAGGCAACTAAATTCAATGTCCTGTTGACAACTTATGAATACGTTATCAAAGACAAGGCCGTACTGGCAAAGATATCCTGGAAGTATATGATAATCGACGAAGGTCATCGTATGAAAAATCATCATTGCAAGCTTACTCAAGTATTGAACACGCATTATACTGCTCCGCATCGATTGCTGCTGACGGGAACGCCGTTGCAAAATAAACTCCCGGAATTGTGGGCGTTGCTAAATTTCTTGTTGCCGTCGATTTTCAAATCATGTTCGACTTTCGAGCAATGGTTCAACGCACCGTTTGCAACAACTGGTGAAAAGGTCGAACTGAACGAGGAAGAAACGATTCTTATTATTCGTCGTTTGCACAAAGTCTTGCGTCCGTTCTTGTTGCGTCGTTTGAAGAAGGAAGTAGAATCTCAACTACCAGATAAGGTAGAGTATATTATTAAATGCGACATGTCCGGATTGCAGCGTGTTCTGTATAAGCACATGCAAAGTAAGGGTGTGCTGTTGACTGATGGTTCGGAGAAAGGTAATAAGGGTAAGGGTGGAGCGAAGGCGCTGATGAACACGATCGTCCAACTGCGTAAGCTTTGCAACCATCCGTTCATGTTCCAGCACATCGAAGAGAAATATTGTGACCACATTGGAATGCAGGGAACTGTAACGGGGCCAGATTTGTATCGGTCATCGGGAAAATTCGAGCTGCTAGATCGCATTTTACCGAAGCTAAAAGCCACCGGTCATCGCGTGTTGCTATTTTGTCAGATGACGCAGTGCATGACCATCATCGAGGATTATCTGAGCTGGCGTGGATTTGGATACCTGCGTTTGGACGGTACAACTAAAGCCGAGGAACGTGGTGATTTGTTGAAAAAGTTCAACTGCAAAAACTCAGAATATTTCGTATTTCTCTTGTCCACCCGTGCCGGTGGTTTGGGATTGAATTTGCAAACGGCAGACACTGTCGTCATATTTGATTCGGATTGGAATCCTCATCAGGATTTGCAGGCTCAGGATCGTGCCCATCGTATTGGACAGCGTAACGAGGTTCGTGTGCTCCGCTTGATGACGGTGAATTCTGTCGAGGAACGTATTTTGGCTGCCGCCCGGTACAAGTTGAATATGGACGAAAAAGTCATTCAAGCTGGTATGTTCGATCAAAAGTCTACCGGTAGCGAGCGGCAGCAGTTCTTGCAGAGTATTCTGCATCAAGATGAGATGGACGAGGAAGAGGAAAATGAAGTTCCAGATGATGAAATGATAAATTTGATGATATCGCGCCATGATGATGAGTTGGAGCTTTTTAAGAAAATGGACGCTGAACGAAAGGCGGAGGAGACCAAACCACGGTTGATTGAGGAATCTGAATTGCCCGATTGGTTGGTGAAGGAGGATGAAGAAGTTGATCGGTGGGAATacgaagaagacaattcaatcTTGGGCCGTGGATCAAGACAGCGTAAGGAGGTTGATTACACTGACAGTTTAACCGAAAAGGAATGGTTAAAGGCGATTGATGACGGAGCCGATTTTGACGAAGAACTTGAAGAAGAAGAGCGCGAGAAGAAACGCAAGGGACGTAAACGAAAAAGCAAGCGAGACGATTCGGATGATGAGAGTATTATTTCGACCGTCACAAAACGTAGGAAGGGTACAACCCATCCGAAGGTTAAGAAGCAGATGGAGAGGGTAATTGACGCAGTTATTAAATACACGGATGCCGAAGGTCGTGTTTTGAGTCAACCTTTCCTGAGGTTACCCTCCAAACGAGATCTGCCGGATTACTATGAGGTCATTAAGCGACCAATAGAtatcaacaaaattttaatgCGCATCAAAGAAGCAAAATATGTGGATTTCGCTGATTTGCAAAAAGACTTCTTCCAACTTTGCCAAAATGCGCAAATCTACAATGAGGAGGCATCTCTTATCTATGAGGATAGCTTGGAATTGCAATCGGTGTTTACCAACGCCAAACAAAAAGTTCTGGAGGCCGCCGAAGAAGATGATTCTGATGACGATG acgATGATGACAACTCGGATGAGGAGTCAGGCAGCGTAAAaatgaagttgaaaatttcCAAGGCTGGTACTTCGTCATCATCTTCGCTATCGACGTCTCGTTCGATGAAGGCCACTCCGATGCGTAGGAAGCGTTCGCAGAAAAAGTACACCATCTCcgatgatgacgatgacgataTGGATTGA
- the LOC129721672 gene encoding uncharacterized protein LOC129721672: MNEKEIDDAFQLAVQLTKQCGPIVLEGIANAAKVVEVKGRHWDLVTEYDRRVEDVLIKGLAERFPHHRMLGEESTTEAYQNEPLDHRPTWIIDPIDGTNNFVRGVKFIAISVALVVDGDLKIGIISNPCLNEFYTAVKGKGAFLNGEKIHTSGVQELKSALVGHEFSIASYAVARPHIFGRGVEFVQKCTGLRAFGSAALTLAYIASGNIDCYSIEYLKPWDIAAGALLVREAGGVVTHINGGQYDILKPDITAASSEKLAQEILTIVNKVTEEVKQKQ, translated from the exons ATGAACGAGAAGGAGATCGATGACGCATTCCAGCTGGCGGTGCAGCTAACGAAGCAGTGCGGTCCGATAGTGCTGGAAGGGATAGCTAATGCTGCCAAGGTGGTCGAAGTTAAGGGTCGTCACTGGGATCTTGTTACCGAGTACGATCGGCGGGTGGAAGATGTCCTGATCAAGGGTTTGGCCGAACGCTTTCCACATCATCGGATGCTGGGCGAAGAGTCAACCACTGAAGCGTATCAAAACGAACCACTTGATCACCGCCCGACGTGGATCATTGATCCGATCGATGGGACGAACAACTTCGTGCGAGGTGTGAAATTCATTGCCATATCGGTGGCTCTGGTAGTTGATGGCGATTTGAAGATTGGCATCATCTCCAACCCATGCCTAAATGAATTTTACACGGCAGTAAAAGGAAAGGGAGCTTTTTTGaacggagaaaaaattcacaccAGTGGCGTTCAGGAG CTTAAAAGTGCTCTGGTCGGTCATGAGTTTTCCATCGCAAGCTATGCAGTCGCTAGACCGCACATCTTCGGCCGTGGTGTAGAATTCGTACAGAAGTGTACTGGGCTGCGAGCGTTCGGTTCAGCTGCCCTTACTTTGGCCTACATTGCAAGTGGAAACATCGACTGCTACagtattgaatatttgaaaCCATGGGACATCGCAGCCGGAGCCCTGCTCGTGCGAGAAGCTGGCGGTGTAGTGACACACATAAACGGTGGCCAGTATGATATATTGAAACCAGATATCACTGCAGCCAGCAGTGAGAAATTGGCCCAGGAGATACTAACGATTGTTAACAAAGTGACGGAGGAAGTTAAACAAAAGCAATAA